A window from Eubalaena glacialis isolate mEubGla1 chromosome 1, mEubGla1.1.hap2.+ XY, whole genome shotgun sequence encodes these proteins:
- the KCNJ3 gene encoding G protein-activated inward rectifier potassium channel 1 isoform X2 has protein sequence MSALRRKFGDDYQVVTTSSSGSGLQPQGPGQGPQQQLVPKKKRQRFVDKNGRCNVQHGNLGSETSRYLSDLFTTLVDLKWRWNLFIFILTYTVAWLFMASMWWVIAYTRGDLNKAHVGNYTPCVANVYNFPSAFLFFIETEATIGYGYRYITDKCPEGIILFLFQSILGSIVDAFLIGCMFIKMSQPKKRAETLMFSEHAVISMRDGKLTLMFRVGNLRNSHMVSAQIRCKLLKG, from the coding sequence ATGTCTGCACTCCGAAGGAAATTTGGGGACGATTACCAGGTAGTGACGACCTCGTCCAGCGGCTCGGGCTTGCAGCCCCAGGGGCCGGGCCAGGGCCCGCAGCAGCAGCTTGTGCCCAAGAAGAAGCGACAGCGGTTCGTGGACAAGAACGGCCGGTGCAATGTCCAGCACGGCAACCTGGGCAGTGAGACGAGCCGCTACCTCTCGGACCTCTTCACCACCCTGGTGGACCTCAAGTGGCGCTGGAACCTCTTCATCTTCATTCTCACCTACACCGTGGCCTGGCTCTTCATGGCGTCCATGTGGTGGGTGATTGCCTACACTCGGGGCGACCTGAACAAAGCCCACGTCGGCAACTACACGCCCTGCGTGGCCAATGTCTATAACTTCCCTTCGGCCTTCCTCTTCTTCATCGAGACCGAGGCCACCATCGGCTATGGCTACCGCTACATCACCGACAAGTGCCCCGAGGGCatcatcctcttcctctttcaGTCTATTCTCGGCTCCATCGTGGACGCCTTCCTCATAGGCTGCATGTTCATCAAGATGTCCCAGCCCAAGAAGCGCGCGGAGACCCTGATGTTTAGCGAGCACGCGGTGATCTCTATGAGGGACGGAAAACTCACGCTCATGTTCCGAGTGGGCAACCTGCGCAACAGCCATATGGTCTCCGCGCAGATCCGCTGTAAGCTGCTCAAA